From the genome of Haloterrigena sp. KLK7, one region includes:
- the hisD gene encoding histidinol dehydrogenase has translation MTVDVRELADLGPADRAAFFDRDAGIDAISDDVREIVDRVHEEGDVAVRDFTSEFDDVELGNIDITDACERAYEDLEDDVREAIETAADNVREFHEAQLPEDWRREFGSGRELGRRFRPIERVGVYVPGGSAAYPSSAIMGVVPAVVAGVDHVAVVTPPADEINPVTLAAIHVAGADAVYSVGGAQAIAGLAYGTETITRVQKIVGPGNKWVTAAKAAVRGDVEIDFLAGPSEVVVVADGTADPELVAAELVAQAEHDPNASVVAVTDDADTADAVAAAVDEQADAREREDVIRGALENDASGVLLGRSMSEAILFTEEYAPEHLSIIADDEESILERIDSAGSVFLGPNTPVAAGDYASGTNHVLPTNGGARVTGGLSIETFLRSTTVQRLSAEGLADLGDTVTTLADAEGLEAHAESVRRRLEDREDDGA, from the coding sequence ATGACTGTGGACGTACGGGAACTCGCCGACCTCGGACCGGCCGACAGGGCCGCGTTCTTCGACCGTGATGCCGGTATCGACGCGATCAGCGACGACGTTCGAGAGATCGTCGACCGCGTACACGAGGAGGGCGACGTCGCCGTTCGCGACTTCACGAGCGAGTTCGACGACGTCGAACTGGGAAACATCGATATCACTGACGCGTGCGAGCGCGCGTACGAGGATCTCGAGGACGACGTCCGGGAGGCGATCGAGACGGCCGCGGACAACGTCAGAGAGTTCCACGAAGCGCAACTCCCCGAGGACTGGCGCCGCGAGTTCGGTTCCGGACGGGAGCTCGGCCGGCGGTTTCGTCCCATAGAGCGCGTCGGCGTCTACGTCCCCGGCGGCTCGGCGGCCTACCCCTCGAGTGCGATCATGGGCGTCGTCCCGGCGGTCGTCGCGGGCGTCGACCACGTCGCGGTCGTGACGCCGCCGGCCGACGAGATCAATCCCGTCACGCTGGCGGCGATCCACGTCGCGGGCGCGGACGCGGTCTACAGCGTCGGCGGCGCGCAGGCGATCGCCGGGCTGGCCTACGGCACCGAGACGATCACGCGAGTCCAGAAGATCGTCGGGCCGGGCAACAAGTGGGTGACGGCCGCGAAGGCGGCCGTTCGAGGCGACGTCGAGATCGACTTCCTCGCGGGGCCCAGCGAAGTAGTCGTCGTCGCCGACGGGACCGCCGATCCGGAGCTCGTCGCGGCGGAGCTGGTCGCGCAGGCCGAACACGATCCGAACGCGTCCGTGGTCGCCGTCACGGACGACGCGGACACCGCCGACGCCGTCGCCGCAGCCGTCGACGAACAGGCCGACGCACGCGAGCGCGAGGACGTGATACGCGGCGCGCTCGAGAACGACGCGAGCGGCGTCTTGCTCGGTCGGTCGATGAGCGAGGCGATCCTGTTCACCGAGGAGTACGCGCCCGAACACCTCTCGATCATCGCCGACGACGAGGAGTCGATCCTCGAGCGAATCGACAGCGCGGGCAGCGTCTTCCTCGGACCGAACACGCCGGTGGCCGCGGGCGATTACGCCAGCGGAACGAACCACGTGCTGCCGACCAACGGCGGTGCCCGCGTGACCGGCGGGCTCTCGATCGAGACGTTCCTCCGGTCGACCACGGTCCAGCGGCTGTCCGCCGAGGGACTGGCCGATCTCGGCGACACGGTCACGACGCTGGCCGACGCCGAAGGGCTCGAGGCTCACGCCGAAAGCGTTCGGCGTCGGCTCGAGGACCGCGAGGACGACGGGGCGTAA
- a CDS encoding iron-sulfur cluster assembly accessory protein: MSTDSMDGGEAETRPEIEVTEDAAEQALSLLEGEGLDDNEAGLRLFVQQGGCAGLSYGMRFDDAPDEDDTIYEHHDLRVFVDPASLKYIEGSVLDYEDGLQAEGFHVDNPNVVSECGCGESFRT; encoded by the coding sequence ATGAGCACGGACAGCATGGATGGCGGGGAGGCGGAGACGCGTCCCGAGATCGAAGTGACCGAAGACGCGGCCGAGCAGGCACTGTCCCTGCTCGAGGGAGAGGGTCTCGACGACAACGAGGCCGGCCTTCGCCTGTTCGTCCAGCAGGGCGGCTGTGCGGGATTGTCCTACGGGATGCGCTTCGACGACGCACCCGATGAGGACGACACGATCTACGAACACCACGATCTGCGGGTGTTCGTCGACCCGGCCAGTCTGAAGTACATCGAGGGCAGCGTCCTCGACTACGAAGACGGACTGCAGGCCGAGGGGTTCCACGTGGACAACCCCAACGTCGTCAGCGAGTGTGGCTGCGGCGAATCGTTCCGCACGTAA
- a CDS encoding dodecin, whose protein sequence is MVFKKITLIGTSTESFDDAADDAIDRAEDTLQNLYWIEVDELGVELAGVEDRQYQAEVTVAFELEE, encoded by the coding sequence ATGGTCTTCAAGAAGATCACCCTGATCGGTACGAGCACGGAGAGCTTCGACGACGCGGCCGACGACGCGATCGATCGCGCAGAGGACACCTTACAGAACCTCTACTGGATCGAAGTCGACGAGCTCGGCGTCGAACTCGCCGGCGTCGAGGACCGACAGTACCAGGCGGAAGTCACCGTCGCATTCGAACTCGAGGAGTAG
- a CDS encoding metal-dependent hydrolase — protein MFVGHALLAFAVAALVADWRGWERRPALVVGVVAGAFAAIPDIDVAYALVGLLEWQASDGVLGASTAFWDASRAVHRSVTHSLVVGVVAAPAFGLLAARGRSDRARVARTVASGLLIALVAVALRWDGPLAAVVMTLFAASGALVARGAARESTLSPSTVALAALWGLWSHPWGDLVTGSPPDWFFPFDAAVLESRVVLHPDPTLHLLGAFAIELATIWLAVAVVCRLTDRSILGSVDRRAGVGGVYGLAALAVTPPTLEVSYHFVFSILGVGLLCGVVRGRRSTSVPRSSYRRLPQTESTLEVVLTGLAAVTVALAAYAAVYLSVLAPG, from the coding sequence GTGTTCGTCGGTCACGCCCTCCTCGCGTTCGCCGTCGCGGCGCTGGTCGCCGACTGGCGAGGTTGGGAGCGCCGCCCGGCGCTGGTCGTCGGCGTCGTCGCCGGTGCGTTCGCCGCGATTCCCGACATCGACGTCGCGTACGCGCTCGTCGGTCTCCTCGAGTGGCAGGCGTCCGACGGCGTCCTGGGCGCGTCGACGGCCTTCTGGGACGCGAGCCGCGCCGTCCACCGCTCGGTCACGCACTCGCTGGTCGTCGGCGTCGTCGCCGCGCCGGCGTTCGGACTGCTCGCCGCTCGCGGCCGCTCCGATCGCGCGCGAGTCGCCCGCACCGTCGCGAGCGGCCTCCTCATAGCGCTCGTCGCGGTCGCGCTGCGTTGGGACGGGCCCCTCGCCGCGGTCGTCATGACGCTGTTCGCGGCGAGCGGCGCGCTCGTCGCCCGCGGCGCCGCTCGAGAATCGACGCTCTCGCCGTCGACGGTCGCCCTCGCCGCGCTCTGGGGACTCTGGTCGCACCCGTGGGGAGACCTCGTCACCGGCTCGCCGCCCGACTGGTTCTTCCCCTTCGACGCCGCCGTACTCGAGTCGCGAGTGGTCCTCCACCCGGACCCGACGCTACACCTGCTCGGCGCCTTCGCGATCGAACTCGCGACGATCTGGCTCGCCGTCGCGGTCGTCTGCCGGCTCACCGACCGATCGATCCTCGGGTCCGTCGACCGCCGCGCCGGCGTCGGTGGGGTCTACGGGCTCGCCGCGCTCGCGGTCACGCCGCCGACCCTCGAGGTGTCCTACCACTTCGTCTTCTCGATCCTCGGCGTCGGCCTCCTCTGTGGCGTCGTTCGCGGTCGGCGCTCGACGTCCGTCCCCCGCTCGAGCTACCGGCGACTGCCGCAGACGGAGTCGACGCTCGAGGTCGTCCTCACGGGCCTGGCCGCTGTGACCGTCGCGCTCGCCGCGTACGCTGCGGTCTACCTGTCCGTTCTGGCTCCCGGATAG
- a CDS encoding alanine--glyoxylate aminotransferase family protein, with protein sequence MAQTPSNESARAPSVGELTPPDRTLMGPGPSDVNPRVLRAMSTPLVGHLDPAFVEIMDEVQELLRYTFRTDNQWTIPISGTGSAAMEAAIGNVVEPGDTMLVPTNGYFGGRMASMARRAGGEVVEVDAPWGEPLDPDDVADALAEHDPDVFGFVHAETSTGVLQPDVPELTAAAHDRDALVVADTVTSLGGVELRVDEWDIDVAYSGPQKCLSCPPGASPLTLSDGAMEKVLSRDEEPRSWYLDLSLLEGYWGDERSYHHTAPVTNVYALREALRLVSEEGIEERWARHERLAGALKAGVEAMGLEMNAPDEYWLPSLNAVRVPDGIDDGAVCDALLEQYDLEIASGLGDLDGEIFRIGCMGHSARPENVIYVVTALGDVLESMGADVDPGAGVSATRDAL encoded by the coding sequence ATGGCTCAGACTCCGTCGAACGAGTCGGCTCGCGCGCCATCCGTCGGCGAACTCACCCCTCCGGATCGCACGCTGATGGGTCCCGGACCGAGCGACGTGAATCCGCGCGTGCTCCGGGCGATGAGCACGCCGCTGGTGGGCCACCTCGATCCGGCGTTCGTCGAGATCATGGACGAAGTGCAGGAGCTATTGCGCTACACGTTCCGCACCGACAACCAGTGGACGATCCCGATCTCGGGGACCGGCTCCGCTGCCATGGAGGCCGCGATCGGTAACGTCGTCGAACCGGGCGACACCATGCTCGTGCCGACGAACGGCTACTTCGGCGGCCGGATGGCGTCGATGGCCCGCCGGGCCGGCGGCGAGGTCGTCGAGGTCGACGCGCCGTGGGGGGAGCCCCTCGATCCCGACGACGTCGCGGACGCGCTGGCCGAACACGACCCCGACGTCTTCGGCTTCGTCCACGCGGAGACGAGCACGGGCGTCCTCCAGCCCGACGTCCCCGAGCTCACGGCGGCGGCCCACGACCGCGACGCGCTCGTCGTCGCCGACACCGTCACCTCCCTCGGAGGAGTGGAGCTACGGGTCGACGAGTGGGACATCGACGTCGCCTACTCGGGGCCACAGAAGTGTCTCTCCTGTCCGCCCGGCGCCAGCCCCCTCACGCTCTCGGACGGGGCCATGGAGAAGGTCCTCTCGCGCGACGAGGAGCCGCGCTCGTGGTACCTCGACCTCTCCCTGCTCGAGGGCTACTGGGGCGACGAACGCTCCTACCACCACACGGCGCCGGTCACGAACGTCTACGCGCTCCGGGAGGCCCTCCGGCTGGTCAGCGAGGAGGGGATCGAGGAGCGATGGGCGCGCCACGAGCGACTGGCCGGCGCGCTGAAGGCCGGCGTCGAGGCGATGGGGCTGGAGATGAACGCCCCCGACGAGTACTGGCTGCCCAGCTTAAACGCCGTCCGCGTCCCCGACGGCATCGACGACGGCGCGGTCTGTGACGCGCTGCTCGAGCAGTACGATCTCGAGATCGCCAGCGGGCTGGGCGATCTGGACGGCGAGATCTTCCGGATCGGCTGTATGGGTCACTCCGCGCGGCCGGAGAACGTCATCTACGTCGTGACGGCTCTCGGCGACGTCCTCGAGTCGATGGGCGCGGACGTCGATCCCGGTGCCGGCGTGTCGGCGACTCGGGACGCGCTATAA
- a CDS encoding DUF5816 domain-containing protein, with amino-acid sequence MQSRSTADGTTVYVTETEGDRGSKGPFLVAYESRDADRRYGWFCTNCESFDNAMDSMGRIKCNQCGNFRKPTEWDAAHE; translated from the coding sequence ATGCAATCACGGTCCACTGCGGACGGCACGACCGTCTACGTGACGGAGACCGAGGGCGACCGCGGCTCGAAGGGACCGTTCCTCGTCGCCTACGAGTCTCGCGATGCCGACCGGCGATACGGCTGGTTCTGTACTAACTGCGAGAGTTTCGACAACGCGATGGACTCGATGGGCCGCATCAAGTGCAACCAGTGTGGCAACTTCCGGAAGCCGACCGAGTGGGACGCCGCTCACGAGTGA
- a CDS encoding universal stress protein, translated as MSLVVVPVRYPLSKRSKRTLERAIELAREREAALTVLHVDLYQNGRKVTRVDLKTAVERAFGHLENARYVVRTGFLVEESILDEVAAEDADAVVIGSQQASRLRRLFRRFTDNPDIDQYLRSHLDCEVITVEGARA; from the coding sequence ATGTCGCTGGTCGTCGTCCCCGTTCGGTATCCACTGTCGAAACGCTCCAAACGTACGCTCGAGCGGGCCATCGAGCTCGCTCGGGAACGGGAGGCGGCGCTGACGGTCCTCCACGTCGACCTCTATCAGAACGGGCGGAAAGTGACGCGGGTCGACCTGAAGACCGCCGTCGAGCGGGCGTTCGGACACCTCGAGAACGCCCGGTACGTGGTTCGAACGGGCTTTCTCGTCGAGGAAAGCATTCTCGACGAGGTGGCGGCGGAGGACGCCGACGCGGTCGTCATCGGCAGCCAGCAGGCGAGCCGATTGCGCCGACTCTTCCGGCGATTCACCGACAACCCGGATATCGACCAGTATCTGCGGAGCCACCTCGACTGCGAGGTCATTACGGTCGAAGGCGCCCGCGCGTGA
- a CDS encoding universal stress protein: protein MYDDILIPTDGSETIAETLAHGLPIAEHNDATVHSLYVVDSRVTAAATDETGPELEADLEEQGREAVADVADEATERGLEAVTDVRKGTPSKAILEYADEHGIDLIVIGTRGKSPREKVASLGSVSERVVDNAEIPVFVVRDAGGDG from the coding sequence ATGTACGACGACATCCTCATTCCGACCGACGGGAGCGAGACGATCGCCGAGACGCTGGCCCACGGCCTGCCGATCGCCGAGCACAACGACGCGACGGTCCACTCGCTGTACGTGGTCGACAGCCGCGTCACCGCCGCGGCGACCGACGAGACGGGACCCGAACTCGAGGCGGACCTCGAGGAGCAGGGTCGCGAGGCCGTCGCCGACGTTGCCGACGAGGCCACCGAGCGCGGGCTCGAGGCCGTCACCGACGTCCGGAAGGGGACTCCGTCGAAGGCGATCCTCGAGTACGCCGACGAGCACGGGATCGACCTCATCGTCATCGGGACCCGAGGGAAGAGCCCCCGGGAGAAGGTCGCCTCGCTGGGCAGCGTCTCGGAGCGAGTGGTCGATAACGCCGAGATTCCGGTGTTCGTCGTCCGCGATGCGGGCGGCGACGGCTAA
- a CDS encoding mechanosensitive ion channel family protein: MRGVLQGNESEASEAARGIRGMLPFDVSQTTVDIVLSLFVIVVGWYLSKYVVRIAGRTVARRIERPSVTRTVLRGVRLSVLLLSLFVAAGILGVGDTQILLSVTVISAVVAVVLAPLVGSLINGFFVLADRPYEIGDMIEVPDQGHRGFVEDITIRYTKIFTLQNTFIVIPNSAIQERDVVNYSAEDERTRISLSFAVTYGSDIEAARRQAERAARAVGTVISGGPDIRIGSARYGAAPLCNIEEFADHGVALELFFWVKNPYKLNVARSEVQTELRDRFAEIDVEFAYPRRHHVFDETSGVARMSIEEQGAEQPAPGSSAERDRRSEGEAEEGDEADIGEPADQ, translated from the coding sequence ATGCGCGGGGTGTTACAGGGAAACGAGAGCGAGGCCAGCGAAGCGGCCAGGGGGATCCGAGGCATGCTGCCGTTCGACGTCTCGCAGACCACGGTCGATATCGTCCTCTCGCTCTTCGTGATCGTCGTCGGCTGGTACCTCTCGAAGTACGTCGTTCGAATCGCCGGCCGGACCGTCGCTCGCCGGATCGAACGCCCCAGCGTCACCCGGACCGTCCTTCGGGGAGTCAGACTCTCCGTGCTGCTGTTGTCCCTGTTCGTCGCGGCGGGCATCCTCGGCGTCGGCGACACGCAGATCCTCCTCTCGGTGACCGTCATCTCGGCGGTCGTCGCCGTCGTCCTCGCGCCGCTGGTCGGCAGCCTGATCAACGGCTTCTTCGTGCTCGCCGACCGGCCCTACGAGATCGGCGACATGATCGAGGTCCCCGACCAGGGTCACCGCGGGTTCGTCGAGGACATCACTATCCGCTACACCAAGATCTTCACCCTCCAGAACACGTTCATCGTGATCCCGAACTCCGCGATTCAGGAGCGGGACGTGGTCAACTACTCCGCCGAGGACGAACGGACCCGGATCTCGCTCTCGTTCGCGGTCACCTACGGGAGCGACATCGAGGCCGCGCGCCGGCAGGCCGAACGGGCCGCCAGAGCCGTCGGCACGGTCATCTCCGGCGGGCCGGATATTCGAATCGGCAGCGCGCGGTACGGCGCGGCGCCCCTCTGTAACATCGAGGAGTTCGCCGACCACGGCGTCGCCCTCGAGCTCTTCTTCTGGGTTAAAAACCCCTACAAGCTAAACGTCGCCCGCTCGGAGGTGCAGACGGAATTACGCGACCGTTTCGCGGAGATCGACGTCGAGTTCGCCTACCCGCGGCGCCATCACGTCTTCGACGAGACGAGCGGCGTCGCCCGCATGTCGATCGAGGAACAGGGGGCCGAGCAACCGGCGCCCGGGTCGTCGGCCGAGCGGGACCGGCGGTCCGAGGGCGAGGCCGAAGAGGGAGACGAGGCCGACATCGGCGAACCGGCCGATCAGTGA
- the trmB gene encoding HTH-type sugar sensing transcriptional regulator TrmB: protein MAPDELRSTVEGVGERFNLGEYEIDAYLTVLEQGQLTASEIADRTDIPQPRVYDTVRSLSDRGLVELRESRPMKVVAIDPEEAFENVQQSLAEMIDELEARYTAPARDTEAVSLVKSRSTILRYLEEVIDAADYELSLSLTPDLLTRFEDELKAVVDAGVSVDLIVTPAGEAPDPSEFDYREIATTARARRGITTPVIAVADGNYSIYATQDALRDDQDRYGVIFNRSALGFLVSGFFGTVLWTTAERTLGEDGSSRTYPRKYATIRRCVKDIMEAGGEFYATIEGRDVDVGGPRVVRGRILDVSFEVSEEVASLTLETEDGEEVTVGGRVAALEDVEAHEIHIGRNEPPILED, encoded by the coding sequence ATGGCACCAGACGAACTCCGTTCGACCGTCGAGGGAGTCGGTGAGCGGTTCAATCTCGGCGAGTACGAGATTGACGCCTATCTCACCGTTCTCGAGCAGGGGCAACTCACCGCGAGCGAGATCGCGGACCGGACCGACATTCCACAGCCGCGGGTCTACGACACGGTCCGTAGCCTCAGCGACCGCGGTCTCGTCGAACTCCGCGAGTCCCGTCCGATGAAGGTCGTCGCGATCGATCCCGAGGAGGCCTTCGAGAACGTCCAGCAGTCCCTGGCGGAGATGATCGACGAACTCGAGGCCCGATACACCGCGCCCGCCCGCGACACGGAGGCCGTCTCGCTGGTCAAATCGCGCTCGACGATCCTGCGTTACCTCGAGGAAGTCATCGACGCCGCCGACTACGAACTCTCCCTGTCGCTGACGCCGGATCTGCTGACCCGGTTCGAGGACGAGCTGAAGGCGGTCGTCGACGCCGGCGTCAGCGTCGACCTGATCGTGACGCCGGCCGGCGAGGCGCCCGACCCGTCGGAGTTCGATTACCGCGAGATCGCGACGACCGCCCGCGCGCGACGCGGGATCACGACGCCGGTGATCGCCGTCGCCGACGGCAACTACTCGATCTACGCGACCCAGGACGCCCTGCGCGACGATCAGGACCGCTACGGCGTCATCTTCAACCGCTCGGCGCTGGGCTTTCTCGTCTCCGGCTTCTTCGGGACCGTCCTCTGGACGACCGCCGAACGGACCCTCGGCGAGGACGGCAGCTCGCGGACGTACCCGCGCAAGTACGCCACGATCCGCCGCTGTGTCAAGGACATCATGGAGGCCGGCGGCGAGTTCTACGCGACGATCGAGGGTCGGGACGTGGACGTCGGCGGCCCGCGGGTCGTCCGCGGCCGCATCCTCGACGTCTCCTTCGAGGTCAGCGAGGAAGTCGCCAGCCTCACCTTAGAGACCGAGGACGGCGAGGAGGTCACCGTCGGGGGTCGCGTCGCTGCCCTCGAGGACGTCGAGGCCCACGAAATCCACATCGGCCGCAACGAGCCGCCGATACTCGAGGACTGA
- a CDS encoding extracellular solute-binding protein — protein sequence MGRDTAGRNGRGRLRRRSFLKTASASAAAGTVAVAGCLGRGRKPGTVVMTADSGVEGIIHSDGDQPSVQQALWDAGLDEDIRLEIQTVVSDSASRMQTAQSALEAGRAPPDIHMMDSGWTVPFVLRNQTVNLTEELSEETVSFVNENYLDAILETARHPESGDLHGLPLFPDLGFTLYRQDLIEDAGYDTSSWGTDPPQWEEFANAVSDARDQAGLNYGYTTQAAAYEGLSCCTFNEVMTSWGGAYFGGVDNLFTAGDRPITVDEQPVIDAIRMMRSFIEGENQNTLDGYAQISPSPIVQWTEQESLSPFDAGNAVSNRNWSFAIAQTGTEEAFGENLGVTTSPVGVPEEEAEFEGTGGTAAALGGWNLVVSPFSERKEEALQVLEAFANEEVMLTVFELGGYLPPNLDLVAEADPDDVGPVARYGDVVQAASDNAIPRPATDLWPEQSALIYQSVNAAYRGASSPTAAMNGLAEELQQSEAEVQTNGN from the coding sequence ATGGGACGTGATACTGCCGGTCGCAACGGCCGGGGTCGGCTCAGGCGGCGATCGTTCCTGAAGACCGCCTCAGCGTCCGCTGCGGCCGGAACGGTCGCCGTTGCCGGCTGTCTCGGTCGGGGTCGCAAGCCGGGGACAGTGGTAATGACCGCAGATTCGGGTGTCGAGGGGATCATACACAGCGACGGGGACCAGCCCTCGGTTCAGCAGGCGCTCTGGGACGCCGGTCTCGACGAAGACATCCGCCTCGAGATTCAGACGGTCGTCAGCGACTCCGCGTCGCGGATGCAGACGGCGCAATCCGCGCTCGAGGCGGGTCGCGCCCCGCCGGACATCCACATGATGGACAGCGGCTGGACGGTCCCGTTCGTCCTGCGCAATCAGACGGTCAACCTGACCGAAGAACTCTCCGAGGAGACGGTCTCGTTCGTCAACGAGAACTACCTCGACGCGATCCTCGAGACGGCTCGCCATCCCGAGTCCGGAGACCTCCACGGGCTGCCGCTGTTCCCGGACCTCGGGTTTACCCTCTACAGACAGGACCTGATCGAGGACGCCGGCTACGATACCAGTAGCTGGGGGACGGATCCGCCCCAGTGGGAAGAGTTCGCGAACGCGGTCAGCGATGCGAGGGACCAGGCCGGGCTCAACTACGGGTACACGACGCAGGCGGCCGCCTACGAGGGGCTGTCCTGCTGTACGTTCAACGAGGTGATGACGAGCTGGGGCGGGGCGTACTTCGGCGGCGTAGACAACCTCTTTACCGCCGGCGACCGGCCGATCACCGTCGACGAACAGCCGGTCATCGACGCGATTCGGATGATGCGCTCGTTCATCGAGGGAGAGAACCAGAACACCCTCGACGGCTACGCCCAGATCTCTCCGTCGCCGATCGTCCAGTGGACCGAACAGGAGTCGCTCAGCCCGTTCGACGCCGGCAACGCGGTCTCGAACCGGAACTGGTCGTTCGCGATCGCCCAGACCGGCACGGAGGAGGCCTTCGGCGAGAACCTCGGCGTCACGACGAGTCCGGTCGGGGTCCCCGAGGAGGAGGCCGAGTTCGAGGGCACCGGCGGCACCGCCGCGGCGCTCGGCGGCTGGAACCTGGTCGTGAGCCCGTTCTCGGAGCGCAAGGAGGAAGCGCTGCAGGTCCTCGAGGCGTTCGCCAACGAGGAGGTCATGCTCACGGTCTTCGAACTCGGGGGATACCTCCCGCCGAACCTCGATCTGGTCGCGGAGGCCGATCCGGACGACGTCGGCCCGGTCGCCCGCTACGGCGACGTCGTGCAGGCGGCCAGCGACAACGCGATTCCGCGGCCGGCGACCGACCTCTGGCCCGAGCAGTCGGCGCTGATCTACCAATCGGTCAACGCGGCGTACCGCGGTGCGAGTTCGCCCACGGCGGCGATGAACGGCCTCGCGGAAGAACTCCAGCAGAGCGAAGCGGAGGTGCAAACGAATGGCAACTGA
- a CDS encoding sugar ABC transporter permease: MATDTDTDVLTGDESGRSQDRERSGNAVINWMEGLSEGAYAYLLLLPAFALLTLVAFYPMIRTFVMSLRADQTRGMDPLGGFVGIENYVDILTGNARLARQFLDVGLTGSFPFIELGTPFFQQALFVTLAFAIISVIMETLIGFGQAYVLDQDFRGRRWVRVAIILPWAVPIVIQGMIFFLMFQPTVGFGSDLMQSIGLFSSTPLANSRDAFIIILVADIWKSSAFMALLILAGLQSVDRSLYDVARVAGASPWQRFKLITLPLVMPALLVAMLFRTMDAMRVFGLIESTAGCTTVPSLTCLVVEAMFGGTRIYATAAAVAFSTALVIGLIIGGYIVLFRDTEGGMY, from the coding sequence ATGGCAACTGACACCGATACGGACGTACTGACCGGCGACGAATCCGGACGGAGCCAAGATCGGGAACGGAGCGGCAATGCCGTCATCAACTGGATGGAAGGCCTGAGCGAGGGGGCCTACGCGTACCTGTTGTTGCTGCCGGCGTTCGCGCTGTTGACGCTCGTCGCGTTCTATCCGATGATCCGGACGTTCGTTATGTCGCTCCGGGCCGATCAGACGCGGGGCATGGACCCGCTCGGCGGGTTCGTCGGCATCGAGAACTACGTCGACATTCTCACCGGGAACGCGCGGCTGGCTCGGCAGTTCCTCGACGTCGGGCTGACCGGTTCGTTCCCCTTTATCGAACTCGGTACCCCGTTCTTCCAGCAGGCGTTGTTCGTCACGCTCGCGTTCGCGATCATCAGCGTCATCATGGAGACGCTGATCGGGTTCGGACAGGCCTACGTGCTCGATCAGGACTTCCGAGGCCGGCGCTGGGTCCGCGTCGCGATCATCCTCCCGTGGGCGGTCCCGATCGTCATCCAGGGGATGATCTTCTTCCTGATGTTCCAGCCGACGGTCGGATTCGGTTCCGACCTCATGCAGAGCATCGGGCTCTTCAGCTCGACGCCGCTGGCCAACAGCCGTGACGCCTTCATCATCATCCTCGTGGCCGACATCTGGAAGTCCTCGGCGTTCATGGCCCTGCTGATCCTCGCGGGACTCCAGAGCGTCGACCGGAGTCTGTACGACGTCGCCCGCGTGGCCGGAGCCTCGCCGTGGCAGCGGTTCAAACTGATCACGCTGCCGCTGGTGATGCCGGCGCTGCTGGTCGCGATGCTGTTCCGAACCATGGACGCGATGCGCGTCTTCGGGCTGATCGAGTCGACCGCCGGCTGTACGACGGTGCCGTCGCTGACTTGCCTCGTCGTCGAGGCGATGTTCGGCGGCACGCGAATCTACGCGACGGCCGCCGCCGTCGCCTTCTCGACGGCGCTGGTCATCGGCCTGATTATCGGCGGCTACATCGTGCTCTTCCGCGACACCGAAGGAGGGATGTACTGA